One region of Natronorubrum aibiense genomic DNA includes:
- a CDS encoding DUF5807 family protein produces the protein MSESLEEFLAGDRPDDVALFLADSYVSDDRLAEFGEAVDDGVVIVVDGERGRNAFQAATGMEAMQFAKSAMDLEGIVDADLAGGTCPETPGDGDHEVQFIFAFAEEQNEDVGGIYAEGDVIHAYAQCTCGTAYSDRWNPADA, from the coding sequence ATGAGTGAGTCACTCGAGGAGTTTCTGGCCGGAGATCGGCCGGACGACGTCGCGTTGTTTCTGGCCGACTCGTACGTCTCTGACGACCGCTTGGCTGAGTTCGGCGAGGCGGTCGACGACGGTGTCGTGATCGTCGTCGACGGCGAGCGCGGCCGGAACGCGTTTCAGGCAGCGACCGGGATGGAAGCGATGCAGTTCGCTAAATCCGCGATGGACCTCGAGGGGATCGTCGATGCGGACCTCGCTGGCGGAACCTGTCCCGAAACGCCGGGTGACGGCGACCACGAGGTCCAGTTCATTTTCGCCTTCGCGGAAGAACAGAACGAGGACGTCGGCGGGATCTACGCCGAGGGAGACGTGATTCACGCCTACGCGCAGTGTACCTGTGGAACGGCGTATTCGGACCGCTGGAACCCCGCCGACGCGTAA
- a CDS encoding DUF7112 family protein has translation MADRISSDHPSVQTVRSTCTETATGVRLEVPADDRDAFPTDEVVRVALDGDECFARVERALTGDNLSIPGIYETPDQARDPTGATDRLTDWVDNHDVAMGGSVLVDVIEPEFLYGLRSPGETVYYDAHEPPNDSLHDIAKDLEDQ, from the coding sequence ATGGCAGACCGAATTTCGAGCGACCACCCGTCAGTGCAGACGGTCCGGTCGACGTGTACGGAGACGGCAACCGGCGTCCGTCTCGAGGTACCGGCCGACGATCGCGATGCGTTCCCGACCGACGAGGTCGTCCGAGTCGCCCTCGACGGCGACGAGTGTTTCGCGCGGGTCGAACGAGCGTTGACCGGTGACAATCTCTCGATCCCCGGCATCTACGAGACGCCCGATCAGGCTCGCGACCCGACCGGCGCGACCGATCGTCTCACTGACTGGGTCGACAACCACGACGTGGCGATGGGCGGCTCGGTTCTCGTCGACGTTATCGAACCCGAGTTCCTCTACGGACTCCGCTCACCGGGCGAGACCGTCTACTACGACGCCCACGAGCCACCAAACGACAGTCTCCACGACATCGCGAAAGATCTCGAGGACCAGTAA
- a CDS encoding 30S ribosomal protein S6e: MASFTVVVGDPDSGSSYQLEAEEQDANRFIGKSIGEEVDGGAVGLDGYTLEITGGSDEAGRPLNPDVTGPNLQEVLMKERQTGYKPSRDGERKRVTVRGSEISDAVAQINATVVESGSTEIDTLLGDGEDADE; encoded by the coding sequence ATGGCAAGTTTCACTGTCGTCGTCGGCGATCCCGATTCCGGGTCGTCCTACCAGCTCGAGGCAGAAGAACAGGACGCAAACCGGTTCATCGGCAAATCGATCGGCGAGGAAGTCGACGGCGGGGCAGTCGGCCTCGACGGCTACACGCTCGAGATCACCGGTGGCTCCGACGAAGCCGGGCGACCGCTCAACCCTGACGTCACCGGCCCGAACCTGCAGGAAGTGCTGATGAAGGAGCGCCAGACGGGCTACAAGCCGTCGCGCGACGGTGAGCGCAAGCGCGTTACGGTTCGCGGAAGCGAGATCTCCGACGCCGTCGCACAGATCAACGCCACGGTCGTCGAGTCCGGCAGCACCGAGATCGACACGCTGCTCGGCGACGGCGAGGACGCCGACGAGTAA